A genomic stretch from Sinorhizobium terangae includes:
- a CDS encoding right-handed parallel beta-helix repeat-containing protein: MRPNKCTSVIVSGLIVSGLMLSSCQSDLAMVADAAFRNAPGYPAAQRPDTDPPTGPSTPADPAPLPTSPSVPPAQNVAEKPACDADVQSRLKAAGTGVVSLQCSVRLSSADVVTHPIVFEGSAASGSVLDCGGGTLDVSAGASRKEKTAVVVRSRQIGSGSWDVPTNVTIRNCKIKGFAQIYGLGENADGATMKASSRNPDHTAFAQASAPRNVRLENVTFTAPGGIPFYVGPGVTNTALVNSRINGKSTSVAVYLDAESANNTISNNVFGITTEKRELIAVDGSANNRITNNTFQHAENGGIFLYRNCGEGGVIRHQKPQSNQITGNTFRYTSSFLAQPAVWLNSRNGNRSYCFKDPAYPFGSSASNLDFAQNNVVRNNRLEGGSESLIRNDDPTNDIGGNTSTGGW, from the coding sequence ATGCGTCCAAACAAGTGCACAAGCGTGATCGTATCCGGCCTGATCGTTTCTGGCCTGATGCTGAGCAGTTGCCAAAGCGACCTTGCCATGGTGGCCGACGCCGCGTTCAGGAATGCGCCGGGGTACCCCGCGGCGCAGCGACCCGACACCGACCCGCCGACCGGACCGTCGACACCGGCCGATCCGGCTCCGCTGCCGACGAGCCCCTCAGTTCCGCCTGCACAGAACGTAGCGGAAAAACCGGCCTGTGACGCGGACGTGCAGTCGAGACTCAAGGCGGCGGGAACGGGTGTCGTTTCGCTGCAATGCAGCGTTCGACTGTCATCGGCCGATGTCGTCACCCATCCGATCGTCTTCGAAGGAAGCGCCGCTTCCGGATCCGTCCTCGATTGCGGCGGGGGGACGCTCGACGTCAGCGCCGGCGCTTCGCGGAAGGAGAAAACCGCGGTGGTCGTTCGCTCCCGGCAGATCGGCTCCGGAAGCTGGGACGTCCCCACGAACGTCACCATACGCAATTGCAAGATCAAGGGTTTCGCCCAGATCTACGGGCTTGGCGAGAACGCCGACGGCGCGACGATGAAAGCCTCCTCGCGCAACCCCGACCATACGGCCTTCGCCCAGGCTTCTGCCCCCAGGAACGTGCGCCTGGAGAACGTCACCTTCACCGCGCCCGGCGGCATTCCGTTCTACGTCGGCCCCGGGGTGACGAATACGGCGCTCGTCAATTCGCGGATCAACGGCAAATCAACCTCCGTCGCCGTCTATCTCGACGCCGAGTCCGCCAACAACACGATCAGCAACAACGTCTTCGGGATCACAACCGAAAAGAGGGAGTTGATCGCCGTCGACGGATCGGCGAACAACCGGATTACCAACAACACGTTCCAGCATGCCGAAAACGGCGGCATATTCCTCTACCGGAACTGTGGAGAGGGCGGCGTGATCCGCCATCAGAAGCCGCAATCCAACCAGATCACCGGCAACACCTTCCGTTACACATCGTCGTTCCTCGCGCAGCCGGCAGTCTGGCTGAATTCGCGCAACGGCAACCGGAGCTATTGCTTCAAGGATCCGGCCTATCCGTTCGGCAGCAGCGCCAGCAATCTCGATTTCGCGCAGAACAACGTGGTGCGCAACAACAGGCTCGAGGGCGGTTCCGAGAGCCTGATCCGCAACGACGATCCGACGAACGACATCGGGGGGAACACGTCGACCGGCGGCTGGTGA
- a CDS encoding PaaI family thioesterase, with protein sequence MKLQPIMTVDELNSFLDTDFPQVHTDGKVFAVTDTGPGFARMRLDPNERHIRPGGTVSGPTLFALADVSAYIALIAHIGPVPLAVTTNLNINFLRKPEPEPLECTCRILKLGKRLAVLDASITPVGADDLVAHATATYSIPPR encoded by the coding sequence ATGAAGCTGCAGCCGATCATGACCGTCGATGAATTGAACAGCTTCCTCGACACCGACTTTCCGCAGGTCCACACGGACGGCAAGGTCTTCGCCGTGACCGATACCGGACCGGGCTTTGCAAGGATGCGGCTCGATCCGAACGAACGGCACATCCGTCCTGGCGGCACAGTGTCTGGCCCGACACTATTCGCTCTTGCCGACGTTTCTGCCTATATCGCGTTGATTGCGCATATCGGCCCGGTTCCCCTTGCCGTCACCACCAATCTGAACATCAACTTCCTGCGAAAACCGGAGCCGGAACCGCTCGAATGCACCTGCCGGATCCTGAAACTCGGCAAGCGGCTCGCGGTTCTCGACGCTTCGATAACGCCCGTTGGTGCGGACGATCTGGTTGCTCACGCCACGGCGACCTATTCGATTCCGCCGCGCTAA
- a CDS encoding Lrp/AsnC family transcriptional regulator yields MPSDLKESFQPLRRLLRLIQADGGQSLAELAEKAGMSQSSAWRRLQELEADGVIRKRVALLDPAKLDLKLCIIAHVTLEDHHDEAIASFSAVVRERPEIMECYALSGTFDYMLKIRAADVESYDAFMTRYLMRNPHVRTVVSSFVLRELKSTTELPI; encoded by the coding sequence ATGCCGTCAGATTTGAAGGAATCGTTTCAACCGTTGCGCCGATTGCTTCGCCTAATCCAGGCCGATGGCGGCCAGTCGCTCGCGGAGCTGGCGGAGAAGGCCGGCATGTCGCAAAGCTCGGCCTGGCGCCGGCTGCAGGAACTCGAAGCCGATGGCGTGATCCGCAAGCGCGTGGCGCTGCTCGATCCGGCAAAGCTGGATCTGAAGCTCTGCATCATCGCCCATGTGACGCTCGAGGATCACCATGACGAGGCGATCGCCTCGTTCTCTGCCGTGGTCAGGGAGAGGCCGGAAATCATGGAATGTTACGCGCTCTCCGGCACGTTCGACTACATGCTGAAGATCCGGGCGGCGGATGTGGAAAGCTATGACGCGTTCATGACGCGCTACCTGATGCGCAACCCGCATGTGCGGACGGTGGTTTCGAGCTTCGTGCTGAGGGAGCTCAAGTCGACCACGGAACTGCCGATCTGA
- a CDS encoding cytochrome P450 yields the protein MPEVPGISIDGSSRRVSLDVRDPAFFRNPLPAYAALHEQCPAFFWEERQQWYFAGYDQVNGLLRDRRFGRQILHVATRDELGMPEPKPHLKDFDALEAHSLLELEPPAHTRLRTLVNRAFVSRQIEQLRPEIEALSHAVIDSFEKSGEVELLKTYAETIPVTIIARMLGIPVEAAPRLLDWSHRMVRMYVFNPSFETELDANQASAEFATYLSDVIAEKRANPGDDLLTHMITSEKDGERLSDAELISTTVLLLNAGHEATVHQIGNAVRTILQSGLSPAELFASEDSTERAIEECLRFAAPLHIFQRYALTDIELDDGIALKKGDKIGLMLGAANVDPRKFSAPDTFKPDRDEGPNVSFGAGLHFCIGAPLARLELNISLPILFRRLPGMRLKHEPQVKDSFHFHGLERLEVAW from the coding sequence ATGCCCGAAGTTCCCGGTATTTCGATCGACGGTTCCAGTCGCCGCGTTTCGCTCGACGTTCGCGATCCGGCTTTCTTCCGCAATCCGCTTCCCGCCTATGCGGCTCTCCATGAGCAATGTCCGGCCTTCTTCTGGGAGGAACGGCAGCAATGGTATTTTGCCGGCTATGATCAGGTAAACGGCCTGCTGCGAGACCGCCGTTTCGGTCGCCAGATTCTGCATGTCGCGACGCGCGACGAACTGGGCATGCCCGAGCCGAAACCGCATTTGAAGGATTTCGATGCGCTGGAGGCGCATTCGCTGCTGGAGCTGGAGCCGCCGGCACACACGCGGCTGAGGACGCTCGTCAACCGCGCTTTCGTTTCGCGGCAGATCGAGCAGCTAAGACCGGAGATCGAGGCGCTTTCGCACGCCGTCATCGACAGCTTCGAGAAGAGCGGCGAGGTGGAATTGCTGAAGACCTATGCCGAGACGATCCCGGTGACCATCATCGCGCGCATGCTCGGGATCCCCGTCGAAGCGGCCCCTCGCCTTCTCGACTGGTCGCATCGCATGGTCCGGATGTACGTCTTCAATCCGAGTTTCGAGACGGAGCTCGACGCCAATCAGGCGTCCGCCGAATTCGCCACCTACCTCAGCGACGTCATCGCCGAAAAGCGAGCGAACCCCGGCGATGACCTGCTGACGCATATGATCACTTCGGAGAAGGACGGAGAGCGACTGTCGGATGCCGAGCTGATCTCGACGACCGTCCTGCTCCTGAATGCCGGTCATGAGGCAACGGTCCATCAGATCGGCAATGCGGTGCGGACGATCCTTCAATCGGGTCTTTCGCCGGCTGAGCTTTTCGCAAGTGAAGATTCGACGGAACGGGCCATCGAAGAATGCCTGCGCTTCGCGGCCCCGCTGCATATCTTCCAGCGCTATGCGCTGACAGATATCGAGCTCGACGACGGCATCGCCCTCAAGAAGGGCGACAAGATCGGACTGATGTTGGGCGCGGCCAACGTCGATCCGCGGAAGTTCTCGGCACCCGATACATTCAAACCGGATCGCGACGAAGGCCCCAATGTTTCGTTTGGTGCGGGCCTGCACTTTTGCATCGGCGCGCCGCTGGCGCGGCTCGAGCTCAACATTTCCCTGCCGATCCTTTTCCGCCGCCTGCCGGGCATGCGGCTCAAGCACGAGCCGCAAGTCAAGGACAGCTTCCATTTCCACGGCTTGGAGCGCCTGGAAGTCGCCTGGTAG
- a CDS encoding O-acetylhomoserine aminocarboxypropyltransferase has protein sequence MAKAGPGFSTLAIHAGAQPDPTTGARVTPIYQTTSFVFDDTDHAAALFGLQQFGNIYTRIMNPTQAVLEERVAALEGGTAALAVASGHAAQLLVFHTIMRPGDNFVAAKQLYGGSTNQFGHAFKSFDWQVRWVDCADPASFDAKIDERTKGIFIESLANPGGTFVDVAAIAEVARRHGLPLIVDNTMATPYLLRPLEHGADIVVHSLTKFIGGHGNSMGGIIIDGGTFDWSKSGKYPLLSEPRPEYAGVVLHEVFGNFAFAIAARVLGLRDFGPAISPFNAFMILTGIETLPLRMQRHCDNALAVAKWLKERDKVSWVRYSGLEDDPNNALQMRYSPKGAGAVFTFGLKGGFEAGKRFVEGLELFSHLANIGDTRSLVIHPASTTHRQLTPEQQVAAGAGPDVIRLSIGIEDVADIIADLEQSLAKI, from the coding sequence ATGGCGAAGGCCGGTCCGGGTTTCAGCACGCTTGCAATTCACGCCGGGGCCCAGCCCGATCCGACGACCGGCGCACGCGTGACGCCGATCTACCAGACGACGAGCTTCGTTTTCGACGACACCGATCACGCCGCTGCACTTTTCGGCTTGCAGCAGTTCGGCAACATTTACACACGCATCATGAACCCGACGCAGGCAGTGCTGGAGGAGCGCGTCGCAGCGCTCGAGGGCGGCACTGCGGCACTTGCGGTCGCTTCGGGACATGCGGCGCAGCTTCTGGTCTTCCATACGATCATGCGGCCCGGCGATAACTTCGTCGCTGCGAAGCAGCTCTATGGCGGCTCCACCAACCAGTTCGGCCATGCCTTCAAATCGTTCGACTGGCAGGTTCGCTGGGTGGACTGCGCGGATCCCGCAAGCTTCGATGCCAAAATCGATGAGCGAACCAAGGGGATCTTCATAGAAAGTCTCGCCAATCCCGGCGGCACTTTCGTCGATGTCGCGGCAATCGCCGAGGTGGCGCGCCGGCATGGCCTGCCGTTGATCGTCGACAACACCATGGCGACTCCCTATCTGCTGCGGCCGTTGGAGCACGGCGCGGACATAGTCGTCCATTCACTCACCAAGTTCATCGGCGGCCACGGCAATTCGATGGGCGGCATAATCATCGATGGCGGCACCTTCGATTGGTCGAAATCGGGCAAATACCCGCTTCTTTCCGAGCCGCGCCCGGAATATGCTGGTGTCGTGCTGCACGAGGTCTTCGGCAACTTCGCCTTCGCGATCGCAGCGCGCGTTCTCGGCCTGCGCGATTTCGGGCCGGCGATCTCGCCGTTCAACGCCTTCATGATCCTGACTGGCATCGAGACGCTGCCGCTGAGAATGCAACGCCACTGCGACAATGCGCTGGCGGTCGCAAAGTGGCTGAAGGAACGCGACAAGGTATCGTGGGTTCGCTATTCCGGTCTCGAAGATGATCCGAACAACGCGCTCCAGATGCGCTATTCGCCAAAGGGGGCGGGTGCCGTCTTTACCTTCGGCCTCAAGGGCGGCTTTGAGGCTGGAAAACGCTTCGTCGAGGGGCTCGAACTGTTCTCGCACCTCGCCAACATCGGTGACACGCGGTCGCTCGTTATCCACCCGGCATCGACCACGCATCGCCAGCTCACGCCGGAGCAGCAGGTCGCGGCCGGTGCCGGACCCGACGTCATCCGCCTCTCGATCGGCATCGAGGACGTGGCCGACATCATCGCCGACCTTGAGCAATCCCTCGCAAAGATCTGA
- the rplM gene encoding 50S ribosomal protein L13 produces the protein MATFVQKPAEVEKKWILIDAEGLVVGRLASIIANRLRGKHKATFTPHVDDGDNVIVINAEKAVLTGKKYTDKKYYWHTGYPGGIKERTARQIIEGRFPERVIEKAVERMVPRGPLGRRQMKNLRVYAGSNHPHEAQQPTVLDVAKLNSKNTRSA, from the coding sequence ATGGCAACCTTCGTTCAGAAGCCTGCAGAGGTGGAGAAGAAGTGGATCCTCATCGACGCCGAAGGCCTCGTTGTCGGTCGCCTCGCTTCCATCATCGCAAATCGCCTGCGCGGCAAGCACAAGGCCACCTTTACCCCCCATGTCGACGACGGCGACAACGTCATCGTGATCAACGCCGAGAAGGCCGTTCTCACCGGCAAGAAGTACACCGACAAGAAGTACTACTGGCACACCGGTTACCCGGGCGGCATCAAGGAGCGCACCGCACGCCAGATCATCGAAGGCCGCTTCCCGGAGCGCGTCATCGAGAAGGCCGTTGAGCGCATGGTTCCGCGCGGCCCGCTCGGCCGTCGCCAGATGAAGAACCTGCGTGTCTACGCCGGCTCCAACCACCCGCATGAAGCACAGCAGCCGACCGTCCTCGATGTCGCCAAGCTGAACAGCAAGAACACAAGGAGCGCCTGA
- the rpsI gene encoding 30S ribosomal protein S9: MADLSALKDIATTAEPAAPVHVKKVDAQGRSYATGKRKDAVARVWVKPGSGKITINGKPYAAYFARPVLQMILQQPIVAAARDGQFDIDATVAGGGLSGQAGAVRHGIAKALTYFEPGLRSVLKRGGFLTRDSRVVERKKYGRAKARRSFQFSKR, encoded by the coding sequence ATGGCTGACCTTTCCGCTCTCAAGGATATCGCCACGACCGCGGAACCGGCTGCTCCGGTTCACGTCAAGAAGGTCGACGCGCAGGGCCGTTCCTACGCGACCGGCAAGCGCAAGGACGCCGTCGCCCGCGTTTGGGTGAAGCCCGGCTCCGGCAAGATCACCATCAACGGCAAGCCCTATGCGGCTTACTTCGCTCGCCCGGTTCTGCAGATGATCCTGCAGCAGCCGATCGTCGCTGCTGCCCGTGACGGCCAGTTCGACATCGACGCGACCGTTGCCGGTGGCGGTCTCTCCGGCCAGGCCGGTGCCGTTCGCCACGGCATTGCCAAGGCTCTCACCTACTTCGAACCGGGCCTGCGCTCTGTTCTGAAGCGCGGTGGCTTCCTCACCCGCGACAGCCGCGTGGTCGAGCGCAAGAAGTACGGCCGTGCAAAGGCACGCCGTTCGTTCCAGTTCTCCAAGCGTTGA
- a CDS encoding enoyl-CoA hydratase, whose translation MADVVSFRKEEPNGLLLREVNGPVLRLTLNNQPANVLSIALMEALLAEFDSVASSKDIKVIVIAAAGKLFSAGHDLKEMTLHRTDEDCGRAFFERTIRLAADLMLKITRVPQAVIAEIDGLATAAGCQLVASCDLAICTDSSTFCTPGVNIGLFCSTPMVALSRAAHRKQAMEMLLTGETIDASTAKDFGLVNRIVPKQYLRQVVDKYAAVIASKSPQALKIGKEAFYRQADLPMAEAYDYAVGVMVENMLARDAEEGIGAFLGKRMPEWKED comes from the coding sequence ATGGCGGACGTCGTTTCATTCAGGAAGGAAGAGCCGAACGGCTTGCTGCTGCGCGAAGTGAACGGCCCGGTTCTGCGGTTGACGCTCAACAACCAGCCAGCGAACGTGCTGTCGATCGCCCTGATGGAAGCGCTTCTGGCCGAGTTCGATTCGGTTGCCTCTTCGAAGGACATCAAGGTGATCGTGATCGCGGCTGCCGGCAAGCTCTTTTCCGCCGGTCATGATCTCAAGGAAATGACCTTGCATCGCACCGACGAAGATTGCGGCCGGGCCTTCTTCGAGCGCACCATCCGGCTTGCCGCAGACCTGATGCTGAAGATCACCCGGGTGCCACAGGCGGTGATCGCCGAGATCGACGGTCTCGCGACGGCCGCCGGCTGCCAGTTGGTGGCAAGCTGCGATCTTGCGATCTGCACCGACAGTTCAACCTTCTGCACGCCCGGCGTAAACATCGGCCTCTTCTGCTCGACGCCGATGGTTGCCCTCTCGCGCGCTGCCCACCGTAAGCAGGCGATGGAGATGCTGTTGACCGGCGAGACGATCGACGCCTCCACGGCCAAGGATTTCGGCCTCGTCAATCGCATCGTGCCGAAGCAGTATCTGCGCCAGGTGGTTGACAAATACGCCGCCGTCATCGCCTCGAAGTCGCCGCAGGCACTAAAGATCGGCAAGGAAGCCTTCTATCGGCAGGCTGACCTGCCGATGGCGGAGGCCTATGACTACGCGGTCGGCGTGATGGTCGAAAACATGCTCGCGCGCGATGCGGAAGAAGGTATCGGTGCCTTTCTCGGCAAGCGCATGCCGGAGTGGAAGGAAGACTGA
- a CDS encoding DMT family transporter: MPLDVIVLVLFGALLHATWNALVKAGSEKSLDAAMVALGAATVAVPFLPFLPLPKSEAWSFILVSAIFQFVYFQLVAASYRAGDIGLVYPLMRGVAPLIVASTSSIVVGEELSRGAVAGILTICTGVLTLAFESRRGGAYAILLALANACVIACYTYVDGIGARLSGNPISYTLWMALLPPVLLFAWAFVRRGMKPVLRHVRQQWWRGLIGGAGSLGAYGLALWAMTKAPVATVAALRETSILFAVVISVVFLKERVSVWRIAAASVIALGALLLKLA; this comes from the coding sequence TTGCCGCTTGATGTTATCGTGCTTGTCCTCTTCGGGGCGCTTCTGCACGCAACCTGGAACGCACTCGTCAAGGCCGGTTCGGAAAAATCGCTGGATGCGGCCATGGTGGCGCTCGGCGCGGCGACCGTGGCCGTGCCGTTCCTGCCGTTCCTGCCACTCCCCAAATCCGAAGCGTGGTCCTTCATCCTGGTTTCGGCAATCTTCCAGTTCGTCTATTTCCAGTTGGTGGCGGCATCCTATCGCGCCGGTGACATCGGTCTCGTCTATCCGCTGATGCGTGGCGTCGCACCGCTTATCGTCGCCTCGACGAGCAGCATCGTTGTCGGTGAGGAACTGAGCCGCGGCGCCGTCGCCGGAATCCTGACGATCTGCACCGGCGTGCTCACGCTCGCCTTCGAATCCCGCAGGGGCGGCGCGTATGCGATCCTGCTCGCGCTAGCCAATGCCTGCGTGATCGCATGCTACACCTATGTCGACGGCATCGGGGCGCGGCTCTCCGGGAACCCGATTTCCTACACGCTATGGATGGCTTTGCTGCCGCCCGTGCTTCTTTTCGCCTGGGCGTTTGTTCGCCGCGGGATGAAACCGGTGTTGCGGCATGTCCGCCAGCAATGGTGGCGCGGGCTGATCGGCGGGGCTGGATCGCTCGGCGCCTACGGCCTGGCGCTCTGGGCGATGACCAAAGCGCCGGTCGCAACGGTCGCGGCGCTTCGGGAAACATCGATCCTTTTCGCGGTCGTGATCTCCGTTGTCTTCCTCAAGGAGCGCGTCAGCGTCTGGCGCATCGCCGCCGCATCGGTCATCGCGCTCGGCGCATTGCTCCTCAAGCTTGCCTGA
- a CDS encoding CoA-binding protein: protein MNHDAYPDYYLADILSTTKTIALVGASPKTERPSHRVMAFLLRKGYRVIPVNPGQAGRTILDQPVVARLADIKEPIDMIDVFRAAHALPALVDEILELPSLPKVIWGQLSVRDDTAAAKAEAAGIKVVMDRCPAIEYPRLIG from the coding sequence ATGAATCATGATGCCTACCCGGACTACTATCTCGCCGACATCCTGAGCACGACGAAGACGATCGCCCTGGTCGGCGCTTCGCCAAAGACAGAGCGGCCGAGTCACCGCGTGATGGCATTTCTGTTGCGCAAGGGATATCGCGTGATTCCAGTCAATCCGGGCCAGGCCGGCAGGACGATCCTTGACCAGCCAGTCGTGGCGAGGCTCGCGGACATCAAGGAGCCTATCGACATGATCGACGTCTTCCGCGCCGCCCACGCGCTGCCCGCGCTCGTCGACGAAATCCTCGAGCTCCCATCCTTGCCGAAGGTGATATGGGGGCAACTGTCCGTGCGGGACGACACGGCCGCGGCCAAGGCGGAAGCGGCCGGGATCAAGGTCGTCATGGACCGCTGTCCCGCGATCGAGTATCCGCGCCTGATAGGCTGA
- a CDS encoding endonuclease/exonuclease/phosphatase family protein, with product MAKIQNSLSAGILAAIRRRRPTVVARDAAVDRGDIVIASYNIHKCVGTDGRFDPARTAQVISEIGADIVALQEADQRFGERAGLLDLEHLRREAHLVSVPISPFSAKGHGWHGNVLLLREGAVSDIRQLKLPGVEPRGALVVDLDLKAGPLRVIAAHLGLLRHSRAQQAEALLRAAADGVGRPTLLIGDLNEWRMGKRSSLKFLSPTFDPSHATVASFPSRFPLLPLDRVLGNPHHLVTSVAVHDSPLARVASDHLPVKASIDLKAVQHGESDPRRAALIGTDSA from the coding sequence ATGGCAAAAATTCAGAACAGTTTATCCGCGGGCATTCTGGCGGCGATCCGCAGGCGACGGCCCACGGTGGTAGCGCGCGATGCGGCGGTGGACCGCGGGGACATCGTCATAGCCTCCTACAATATCCATAAATGCGTCGGTACCGATGGCCGATTTGATCCGGCACGCACGGCGCAGGTCATTAGCGAGATCGGTGCGGATATCGTGGCCTTGCAGGAAGCGGACCAGCGCTTCGGCGAACGGGCCGGCCTTCTCGACCTGGAACACCTGCGGCGCGAGGCGCATCTGGTTTCGGTGCCGATCTCACCCTTTTCAGCCAAGGGGCACGGCTGGCACGGCAACGTCCTGTTGCTGAGAGAGGGGGCGGTTTCCGACATCCGCCAGTTGAAGCTGCCCGGTGTCGAGCCGCGGGGCGCGCTGGTCGTCGATCTCGACCTCAAGGCCGGACCGCTGCGGGTGATCGCCGCCCACCTTGGACTGTTGCGCCACTCCCGAGCGCAGCAGGCCGAAGCGCTGTTGCGTGCCGCGGCCGATGGAGTCGGCCGACCGACCCTGCTTATCGGCGACCTCAACGAATGGCGGATGGGCAAGCGTTCATCGCTCAAGTTTCTGAGCCCGACCTTTGATCCATCGCATGCGACGGTCGCCAGTTTTCCGTCGCGTTTTCCGCTGCTGCCGCTCGATCGCGTGCTTGGCAATCCGCATCATCTGGTCACGTCCGTGGCAGTGCACGACTCGCCGCTCGCGCGTGTTGCCTCGGACCATCTGCCGGTAAAGGCATCGATTGACCTGAAGGCGGTTCAACACGGCGAAAGCGACCCGCGTCGCGCCGCGCTGATCGGGACGGATTCGGCTTAA
- a CDS encoding phenylalanine 4-monooxygenase: MTKQSTYTAKLPEPDGTYLYTPEEDAVWGELYRRQMKLLADKACDEYLEGVRTLGLNPDHVPQLKDVNRRLAETTGFGVEGVPALIPPSRFYELLSQGKFPLATFMRRREHIDYIEEPDLFHEVFGHCPLLTNQSYANFVRRFGQKAVKLGKDYSWHLFRFFWFTVEFGLINTPKGRRCYGAGVVSSTSETRHAMETMDCEFRPFDLMSVLRTPYRIDIVQPIYYVIDSFAQLETIIEEDITARINEAKRLGDFAPTFEAKAS; the protein is encoded by the coding sequence ATGACCAAGCAAAGCACCTACACCGCGAAACTGCCGGAACCGGACGGCACCTATCTCTACACACCGGAGGAGGATGCGGTCTGGGGCGAACTCTATCGGCGGCAAATGAAGTTGCTTGCCGACAAGGCATGCGACGAATATCTCGAAGGCGTGCGGACCCTCGGCCTCAATCCGGATCATGTTCCGCAGCTCAAGGACGTCAACCGGAGGCTCGCGGAAACCACGGGCTTCGGTGTCGAGGGTGTGCCGGCGCTTATCCCGCCTTCGCGCTTTTACGAGCTCCTGTCGCAGGGCAAGTTCCCGCTCGCGACCTTCATGCGCCGGCGGGAACACATCGACTATATCGAGGAACCGGACCTCTTCCACGAGGTCTTCGGCCATTGCCCTCTGCTGACGAACCAGAGTTACGCCAACTTCGTCCGGCGCTTCGGCCAAAAGGCGGTCAAGCTCGGCAAGGATTATTCGTGGCACCTGTTCCGTTTCTTCTGGTTCACGGTCGAGTTCGGCCTGATCAACACGCCGAAGGGCAGGCGCTGCTACGGCGCGGGTGTCGTTTCATCAACCAGCGAGACGCGCCATGCCATGGAGACGATGGACTGCGAATTCCGCCCCTTCGATCTGATGAGCGTTCTGCGGACGCCCTACCGCATCGATATCGTCCAGCCGATCTACTATGTCATCGACAGTTTCGCGCAGCTCGAGACGATTATCGAGGAGGACATCACGGCTCGGATCAATGAAGCCAAGAGGCTTGGTGATTTTGCGCCGACCTTCGAGGCCAAGGCGTCCTAA
- a CDS encoding cupin domain-containing protein, which translates to MSNLLKFDPSTVDAEVGAPALDRLIAGNPEFRTWNLEEGDGGLYAGIWEATPGKWRIVYDEWEYFHILSGHSIITEEGGEPVHLRAGDSLILRPGFKGAWEVVETTRKDYVIRL; encoded by the coding sequence ATGAGCAATCTCCTGAAGTTCGATCCGTCTACCGTCGACGCGGAGGTTGGAGCGCCGGCGCTCGACCGGCTCATCGCTGGAAATCCCGAGTTTCGCACCTGGAACCTGGAGGAGGGGGACGGCGGCCTCTATGCGGGCATCTGGGAAGCGACGCCCGGAAAATGGAGGATCGTCTATGACGAATGGGAGTATTTCCACATCCTGTCCGGGCATTCGATCATAACCGAGGAGGGCGGAGAACCCGTCCATCTCAGGGCCGGCGACAGCCTGATCTTGAGACCCGGCTTCAAGGGGGCCTGGGAAGTCGTTGAAACGACTCGCAAGGACTATGTGATCCGGCTTTGA